One stretch of Eupeodes corollae chromosome 2, idEupCoro1.1, whole genome shotgun sequence DNA includes these proteins:
- the LOC129946929 gene encoding uncharacterized protein LOC129946929 produces the protein MYLIPSTMNLREELLQVEEEVLFKPCKKVIELKQNEKYRIGKLKRCVTKFGERIVADLGEFQTFFPMRYNKLSDAAITEINRGSFNFTYLCPLGRTASIKIEEEL, from the exons ATGTATCTCATACCGTCGACGATGAATCTCAGAGAAGAACTTTTACAAGTTGAAGAGGAAGTTTTGTTCAAGCCTTGTAAAAAGgttattgaattaaaacaaaatgaaaaatatcgtaTTGGTAAACTGAAACGTTGTGTTACGAAATTTGGAGAACGAATTGTTGCTGATTTGGGCGAATTTCag aCTTTCTTCCCAATGCGATACAACAAATTGTCAGACGCTGCAATAACCGAAATCAATCGAGGTTCATTCAACTTTACCTATTTATGTCCGTTAGGACGAACTGCtagtattaaaattgaagaagaactgtaa